A region from the Streptomyces lydicus genome encodes:
- a CDS encoding RecQ family ATP-dependent DNA helicase translates to MSNEDLRAAADAVLTRLVGDPGGEARLREDQWRAIEALVADHRRALVVQRTGWGKSAVYFVATALLRERGSGPTVIVSPLLALMRNQVEAAARAGIRARTINSANTEEWDTVQAEVAAGDVDVLLVSPERLNNPDFRDQVLPKLAAATGLLVVDEAHCISDWGHDFRPDYRRLRTMLADLPPGVPVLATTATANARVTADVAEQLGTGEGSTEALVLRGPLDRESLSLGVLPLPDAAHRLAWLADHLHELPGSGIIYTLTVAAAEEVTAFLRQRGHTVSSYTGKTENADRQQAEDDLLANRVKALVATSALGMGFDKPDLGFVVHMGSPSSPIAYYQQMGRAGRGVKRAEVLLLPGREDEAIWKYFASLAFPPEEQVRRTLDVLAAAGRPVSLPALEPQVELRRSRLEIMLKVLDVDGAVQRVKGGWTSTGRPWSYDAERYAWVSRQREAEQQAMREYATTTGCRMEFLRRQLDDEAAVPCGRCDNCAGARFTAEVSAASLDAARGELGRPGVEVEPRRMWPTGLPAVGVDLKGRIPAGELAAPGRALGRLSDIGWGNRLRPMLAAQAPDVPVPDDVSAAVVTVLADWAKGPGGWASGAADAPARPVGVVSLSSRSRPQLIWSLAERIATVGRMPFLGTVTSVDDGVDGRIPRSNSAQRLRALHGSLGVPPELAQALASAAGPVLLVDDYADTGWTLAVAARLLRRAGAAEVFPLVLAVQG, encoded by the coding sequence ATGAGCAACGAAGATCTGCGTGCCGCAGCCGACGCCGTCCTGACCCGCCTCGTCGGGGATCCCGGCGGCGAGGCCAGGCTGCGCGAGGATCAGTGGCGAGCCATCGAGGCGCTGGTCGCCGACCATCGTCGTGCGCTGGTCGTCCAGCGCACGGGCTGGGGCAAGTCCGCGGTCTACTTCGTCGCGACGGCGCTGCTGCGCGAGCGCGGCAGCGGACCGACCGTGATCGTCTCCCCGCTGCTCGCGCTGATGCGCAATCAGGTCGAGGCAGCCGCACGGGCGGGAATCCGTGCCCGCACGATCAACTCCGCCAACACCGAGGAGTGGGACACCGTCCAGGCCGAGGTGGCGGCGGGCGACGTGGACGTCCTGCTGGTCAGCCCGGAGCGGCTCAACAACCCCGACTTCCGCGATCAGGTGCTGCCCAAGCTCGCCGCGGCCACCGGTCTGCTGGTGGTCGACGAAGCGCACTGCATCTCCGACTGGGGCCACGATTTCCGGCCGGACTACCGGCGGCTGCGCACCATGCTCGCCGATCTCCCGCCCGGCGTGCCCGTGCTCGCCACCACCGCCACGGCCAACGCGCGGGTGACCGCCGATGTCGCCGAACAGCTCGGCACGGGCGAGGGCTCCACCGAGGCGCTGGTGCTGCGCGGGCCGCTGGACCGGGAAAGCCTGAGCCTGGGGGTCCTCCCGCTGCCGGATGCCGCGCACCGGCTCGCCTGGCTCGCCGATCATCTGCACGAGCTGCCGGGCTCGGGAATCATCTACACGCTCACCGTTGCCGCCGCCGAAGAGGTCACGGCCTTCCTGCGCCAGCGGGGGCACACGGTCTCCTCGTACACCGGCAAGACGGAGAACGCCGACCGCCAGCAGGCCGAGGACGATCTGCTCGCCAACCGCGTCAAGGCTCTGGTGGCGACCTCAGCGCTGGGCATGGGCTTCGACAAGCCCGACCTGGGTTTCGTGGTGCACATGGGCTCGCCGTCGTCCCCCATCGCCTACTACCAGCAGATGGGCCGGGCAGGGCGTGGGGTCAAGCGCGCCGAGGTGCTGCTGCTGCCCGGGCGGGAGGACGAGGCCATCTGGAAGTACTTTGCCTCGCTGGCCTTTCCGCCCGAGGAGCAGGTGCGGCGGACCCTGGACGTCCTGGCGGCCGCCGGCCGGCCGGTGTCGCTGCCGGCTCTGGAACCACAGGTCGAACTGCGCCGCTCGCGCCTGGAGATCATGCTCAAGGTGCTCGATGTGGACGGCGCCGTGCAGCGCGTCAAGGGCGGCTGGACCTCCACCGGCCGGCCGTGGTCGTACGACGCCGAGCGCTATGCGTGGGTGTCCCGCCAGCGCGAGGCCGAACAACAGGCCATGCGGGAGTACGCCACCACGACGGGCTGCCGGATGGAGTTCCTGCGGCGGCAGTTGGACGACGAGGCGGCCGTGCCGTGCGGCCGCTGCGACAACTGCGCGGGGGCACGGTTCACCGCCGAGGTGTCCGCCGCGTCGCTGGATGCGGCGCGCGGTGAGCTGGGGCGGCCCGGGGTGGAGGTGGAGCCGCGGCGGATGTGGCCGACGGGGCTGCCGGCCGTCGGTGTCGATCTCAAGGGGCGTATCCCGGCAGGTGAGCTGGCGGCGCCCGGCCGGGCCCTGGGCCGCCTCTCCGACATCGGGTGGGGCAACCGCCTCCGGCCGATGCTCGCGGCACAGGCGCCGGACGTTCCGGTGCCCGACGATGTTTCGGCCGCGGTGGTCACCGTGCTCGCCGACTGGGCCAAGGGGCCCGGTGGTTGGGCCTCGGGGGCGGCCGATGCCCCGGCCCGCCCGGTGGGCGTCGTCTCGCTCTCCTCGCGAAGCCGCCCGCAGCTGATCTGGTCCCTGGCCGAGCGGATCGCCACGGTCGGCCGCATGCCGTTCCTGGGTACGGTGACCTCGGTGGACGACGGTGTCGACGGCAGGATTCCGCGCAGCAACAGTGCCCAGCGGCTGCGGGCGCTGCACGGTTCACTGGGCGTTCCGCCGGAGCTGGCGCAAGCGCTGGCCTCGGCCGCCGGCCCCGTACTGCTGGTGGACGACTACGCCGATACCGGCTGGACCCTGGCCGTTGCCGCCCGGCTGCTGCGCCGCGCGGGAGCAGCGGAGGTGTTTCCGCTAGTCCTGGCCGTGCAGGGCTAG